The Paenibacillus sophorae genome has a segment encoding these proteins:
- a CDS encoding GerAB/ArcD/ProY family transporter: MLDRGKISARQAGFLMFTFLMGNAAVIVPASATSFAKQDGWLTIIFAALIGIVVVLIFTNLGLLFPKRSIIQYSEIILGKRIGKIVGFLYVLYPFYLGALVTGVFRDYVTTTALPRTPAIVVSGPLLAVIAYAVQGGIETLGRVNELILPFRELIVMFIIILLITDFNWDNLTPFMGEGIVPVMKGSISVASLPFGETILFAILLPNISNIQKVKKSYVLAVVFAGMLLTISVLTSILVLGPAVAARLNFPTHEIIKYIEKMGFLTDMDVLGVLLWITSGFTKIAVCYYCTAVGLAQWCRLSDYRSVVIPVGILIFIFSIVAYGTLVEDAVFAATIWPFFSLPFVILFPLLMLIIAKIRRLGGSEQEG; encoded by the coding sequence ATGCTGGACCGTGGAAAGATTAGTGCGAGGCAGGCTGGTTTTTTGATGTTTACGTTCCTAATGGGAAATGCGGCTGTAATCGTTCCGGCTAGTGCAACTTCCTTTGCCAAACAGGACGGTTGGCTCACCATCATTTTCGCGGCCTTGATTGGAATAGTGGTTGTTCTTATATTTACTAACTTGGGGCTTTTATTTCCAAAGCGGAGCATCATTCAGTACAGCGAAATCATATTGGGAAAAAGGATCGGGAAAATAGTCGGCTTTCTGTACGTGTTGTACCCATTTTATCTGGGGGCGCTCGTCACCGGGGTTTTTCGCGATTATGTGACGACAACCGCGCTGCCGCGTACACCGGCTATTGTCGTAAGCGGACCACTGTTGGCCGTAATCGCTTATGCGGTTCAGGGAGGGATTGAAACGCTTGGGCGAGTCAATGAACTCATATTGCCTTTTCGTGAACTGATCGTCATGTTCATCATCATTTTGTTGATAACGGACTTCAACTGGGACAATTTGACCCCGTTTATGGGTGAGGGAATCGTTCCTGTTATGAAAGGTTCGATCTCGGTGGCTTCACTTCCATTTGGCGAAACCATTCTGTTTGCGATATTGCTGCCCAATATCAGCAATATTCAGAAGGTGAAGAAGTCCTATGTCTTAGCTGTTGTATTTGCCGGCATGCTCCTTACGATCAGCGTTCTGACATCTATTCTCGTGTTAGGTCCAGCGGTCGCTGCCAGATTGAATTTTCCGACTCACGAAATTATCAAGTACATCGAAAAGATGGGTTTCCTGACCGACATGGATGTTCTCGGCGTGCTGCTTTGGATAACGTCAGGCTTTACGAAGATAGCCGTCTGTTATTACTGCACTGCGGTTGGGTTAGCTCAGTGGTGCAGACTTTCCGACTACCGGTCCGTCGTCATTCCCGTGGGTATTCTGATCTTTATTTTCTCCATCGTTGCTTATGGAACTCTTGTCGAGGATGCTGTATTCGCAGCTACCATCTGGCCGTTCTTCTCCCTCCCTTTCGTAATTCTGTTCCCTCTGCTGATGTTGATTATTGCCAAAATCAGGCGGCTGGGTGGTAGTGAGCAGGAGGGATAA